From a region of the Solanum stenotomum isolate F172 chromosome 2, ASM1918654v1, whole genome shotgun sequence genome:
- the LOC125854939 gene encoding 60S ribosomal protein L34-like, with protein sequence MVQRLTYRKRHSYATKSNQHRVVKTPGGKLIYQTTKKRANGPKCPVTGKRIQGIPHLRPAEYKRSRLPRNRRTVNRAYGGVLSGSAVRERIIRAFLVEEQKIVKKVLKIQKAKEKLASKN encoded by the exons ATGGTGCAACGGCTTACTTACCGTAAACGGCATAGCTATGCAACCAAGTCGAACCAACATAGGGTTGTCAAAACCCCAg gTGGGAAGCTGATTTACCAGACTACAAAGAAGAGGGCTAATGGACCTAAGTGCCCTGTAACTGGAAAGAGAATTCAAGGg ATTCCACACTTGAGACCTGCTGAGTACAAGAGGTCCAGGCTACCTAGAAACAGGAGGACTGTGAACCGTGCTTATGGTGGTGTGTTGTCAGGCAGTGCTGTACGTGAAAG GATCATCAGAGCCTTTTTGGTTGAAGAACAAAAGATTGTGAAGAAGGTTTTGAAGATCCAGAAAGCCAAGGAAAAGCTAGCATCCAAGAACTAA